In one window of Megalops cyprinoides isolate fMegCyp1 unplaced genomic scaffold, fMegCyp1.pri scaffold_27_arrow_ctg1, whole genome shotgun sequence DNA:
- the tspan33b gene encoding tetraspanin-33b, with protein MDRALNLDRAETFSFINPWIRYFLFFFSFLFWVFSLLIIAIGVYAKAQKTTDTVRDTFLIDPAVILIVVGVVMFFITFCGCIGALRENIHLLKTFSLSLTLVFLTQLAIAVLGFFYSDQTRDALGKFMKKAIVHYRDDLDLQNLMDYIQKEFKCCGWNNYTDWSWNLYFNCSFENPSTERCAVPYSCCTPIPGEAVINTMCGFGVQTQNYLEATKSIYPVGCADKAVIWIESHLLLVGALALGLALPQIAGIVLSQILISQIQDEISSVL; from the exons ATGGATAGGGCTTTAAACCTGGACCGTGCTGAGACCTTCTCCTTCATCAACCCCTGGATCAGGtacttcctcttcttcttcagttTCCTATTTTGG GTGTTCTCCTTGCTGATAATTGCAATAGGAGTATATGCTAAAGCCCAGAAAACTACAG ACACAGTCCGGGACACATTCCTGATCGACCCAGCAGTCATCCTCATCGTGGTCGGAGTGGTCATGTTCTTCATCACCTTCTGCGGCTGCATCGGAGCGCTGCGCGAGAACATCCACCTACTGAAAACA TTCTCCCTCAGTCTCACCCTGGTGTTCCTCACCCAGCTGGCCATAGCTGTGCTGGGCTTCTTCTACTCAGACCAG ACACGGGATGCCCTGGGGAAGTTCATGAAGAAGGCTATTGTACACTACAGGGATGACCTAGACCTGCAGAACCTAATGGACTACATCCAGAAGGAG TTCAAGTGCTGTGGGTGGAACAACTACACAGACTGGTCCTGGAACCTGTACTTCAACTGCAGCTTTGAGAACCCCAGCACAGAGCGGTGTGCGGTCCCCTACTCCTGCTGTACTCCTATACCTGGAGAG GCTGTAATTAACACAATGTGTGGATTTGGGGTTCAGACCCAGAATTACCTGGAGGCCACCAAGTCCATTTACCCAGTGGGGTGTGCAGACAAGGCAGTCATTTGGATCGAGTCCCACCTGCTGCTGGTTGGGGCCCTGGCTCTGGGCCTTGCCCTCCCACAG ATTGCAGGTATAGTGCTGTCTCAGATCCTCATCTCCCAAATTCAGGATGAGATCAGCTCTGTGTTGTGA